From the Candidatus Nanopelagicus hibericus genome, the window GGCTTAGCAATATTAATTGCTTGGAAAACAACATCTTCCATCAATTTCTTTGCATCACTAATTTGATCAACTCTATAAATCTCAATGGCAGGTGATTTTTCCTTGAACGCCTCTGCTATTAGCTCGCGATCTGCCCCAATTAAAATTACAGATTTAATTCTGCTAGAACATCTTTGTGCCAATTCATTCATGCTTGCCCCTTTTGCAAGGCCACCTGCAATCCATACCACATTAAAGTTTGCCAGCAATGAAGCGATGGCAGCGTGAGGATTAGTTGCTTTTGAATCATCGATCCAGTTAATTTCATTTTTGTTTATGACTAATTCCATACGATGATGATCCGGCAAAAAATTCTTAAGACCAGATTTAATCAATTCATAATTTACGCCTATTGCCAATGCCAATGCTGCCGCTGCAAGTGCGTTAAGTATGTTATGTGGAACAGTTGGTGTTATATCAACCAACTCCGATATCTCATTAGCTTGTGCTGGTGAAAGTGAAAAAGCACGATCTACTAATAAATTCTCCACTACGCCCAACTCACCTGCATTTGGGGTATCAAGTGAGAACCAAATTACTGAATCTGCCATTACTCGACGTGATAACTCAGGATCGGACTTGTTTAATATAACTTTTGAACTCTGCTTAAGCAATTTAAGCTTTGCCAAAGCGTAAGCTTCAAAACTTCCATGCCAATCGATGTGATCTTGAGCGATATTAAGAACTGCCACCGCCTCATACTTCGCTAAATTACTCCACTCTATTTGAAATGATGAAAGCTCGATTGCCAAGTACTCATAAGGTTTATCTGCAATTACGGCATCAATGACTGTTTCACCAACATTTCCGCAAGCTGCGCCATTTATTTTTGCTGCCTTGAAAATGGATTCAACCATCTTGATAGTTGTGGTTTTGCCATTTGTGCCGGTTAAAGCAATCCATCGTTGATCAGGGGCTAATACTTGCTTTATTTTCCAGGCCAAATCAACCTCACTTATTACCTCAATACCACTGCATTTAAGTTTTGAAATTACTGGATGGTCTAGACGCCATCCGGGTGAAACTACCGCCAGTTGAATTCCATCCGGTATTTGATTTGTTACATCTGAAGTATTAGATAATTTCTCATCAAACAAGACAGTAGTTGCACCGAACTTTTTTAACGCCTTCTCAACAGATCGACCAGTAACACCTGCCCCAATCACTAAACATTTTTTGGCTGCCAATTCTGCGACAAAGTTCATGCTAGGAAACGACCCATTGGGCATAAAACAATCCCAAGCCTGCGGCAACACCAAGACTGGCAATGATCCAGAATCTGATGACAATGGTTACCTCGCCCCAACCCATTAATTCAAAGTGATGCTGCAATGGGGCCATCTTGAAAACACGCTTGCCACCTGAAATTTTAAAATAAACCACTTGAATTATTACCGACGCAGTAATCAGAACAAATATAAATCCAAGCACAACTAGCAACAGTTGAGTTCTTAATGTTATTGCCATTCCAGCTAATGCTCCGCCCAACGCAAGGGAGCCAACATCACCCATAAATATTTTGGCGGGTGAAGCATTCCACCATAAAAATCCGCCACATGCACCCGCTAATGCAGCCGCTAATACAGCAAGATCAAGCGGATCTCTAACCTCATAACATTTAAGCCCAGGTGATACCGCGCAACTTTGGCCAAACTCCCAAACCCCAATTAAAATGAAGGCGGTAAAAACCATAACTGCGGCGCCAGTGGCCAAGCCGTCTAATCCATCAGTCAAATTCACACCATTACTAGTTGCTAGCACCATCAAAATTACCCAAATAATTACAAGCGCAACTGACATTTTTATCGCGGTATCTCTTACCGTGGATAGGTTTGCTGAAATTGGAGATAAACCATCTTGGTCTGGAAACTGCAATCCAGCATAAGCAAATAATCCAGCAACTAAAGCTTGACCAAATAATTTTTGCTTAGCTTTTAATCCTAACGATCTTTGTTTTACGATTTTTAGCCAATCATCCAATAATCCAACAAATCCCAGTCCCAGAATTAGTCCAATTACCAATAATGCTGATGTAGTTGGGGCAACACCGGTTATTAAGTGGCTTGCGAAATAACCCACAATTACCGCAGCTATTAAAGCAAGACCCCCCATAGTTGGTGTTCCATGCTTTATATGATGTGTAGTTGGCCCATCTTCACGAATTATTTGGCCGTAACCCTTCCTTGTTAAGATTTTTATTAAAGCAGGAGTAGCAAAGAAGGCAAAAATTGCAGCGATAGCACCAGAGAGCAAAATACCTTTCATTTCTCTCTCCCATTCCAGGCATCTTTAATAATGCTAGCTAGCTCTTCAAACTTCTCAGACCTTGATGCCTTGAGCAACACCACATCGCCAGCCGAAAAATTCTTGACTAACTCTAAAACAGCCTGCGGGTTTGAGCACTTATGTAGGAGCAAATTCCCCTCAAAATCCTTTTTTGCAGGCAGTGTGTAGAGCTCGGTGCCCACACTGACTAGATGATCTATCCCAATCTCAACACAGTACTGCGCAACATCCTCATGGCCCGATTTCTCAGATCCACCTAACTCATGCATTTTGCCTAAAATCGCCCAAGATTGTCCGCCACCTTCTTGGCTTAAGAAAGCAAGTGACTTCACCGCTGCCTTCATACTTTCTGGATTAGCGTTGTAATAATCGTGAATTATTTTAATTTCGGAGAAATCCTCAATTTGCATGCGCCACTTACTGCTCAAAGCAGCGGTAGTAAGACCAAGAGATATTTTCTCACCACCTATACCAAGTGCATATGCTGCGCCAGCAGCACCCAATGCGTTTGCAATTTGATGCTCACCTAGAACATGCAGTGATACTCGGCTTCGATCCTTTGGTGTGACTAGATCAAAATTTGCATATCCGCCGTGGATCTCAATATCAGCCGCTCTTATCTCCTGCCCCTCGCCAAAAAGTATTTTCTTAACCTTTGAATTTTCAGCCATTTTTGGTGTGAAAGAGTCATAACAACCTAAAACTGCAACTTTTCCCTCACCGAGGTTTTCTACCAACTCTGCCTTGGTTTTTGCTAATCTCTCAACAGAACCAAACTCACCTAAATGTGCCTGACCTACAACTAAGACCACGCCAACATCTGGTGATGAGATCTGGGTCAGCTTTGCAATATCACCAACATGTCTGGCTCCCATCTCTAAAATACAATATTTTGTATCTTCTGTGCACCTAAGTAAAGTTAATGGCAATCCGATTTCGGTGTTTAGATTATCAATGGTCGAAATAGTTGGGCCAATATTTTTTAAAATAGAGTCTAAGAGCTCTTTAGTAGTGGTTTTTCCTTGTGAACCTGTAATTCCTATTACCTTAAGATCTTTAATGTTTTCTCTAACATATTTTGCTAGATCCAAAAGTGCTCGACCAACATCTGCCACCACAATTGATGAAACCTCAACTGGTTTAGAAACTAATGCAAATTTTGCCCCGGAAGACACAGCTTCGTTGACGAAATCATGACCATCCACATTTAACCCTTTGAAGGCTACAAAAAAAGTGCCATCTGTAGCATTTTTCGAATTGATCACCGGATTTTGATCAATCATCATCTCCTCTGGAATATTGTGTAATTTCCCCGAAACTACCTGGGCAAATTTCGCTGCTGAAATTTTAATCATGATTTCTTGCCCTGCTTAATAGATTCAGATAGCTCGATTCGATCATCAAATGGGGTGATAACGCCTTTAAAATCCTGTCCACTTTCATGTCCTTTTCCTAATACCAAAACCGTATCGCCATCCTTTGCTAGTTTCACTGCCTGATCAATTGCCTGCTTACGATCGGCCAATACAAATCCTTTACTACCCATCACAAGCCCATCAGTCATCTGCATCAAAATCTCATCAGCTGATTCAGAGCGTGGGTTATCGCTGGTAAAAATCGCTTGATCACAACCATCAAATAGCGCTTTACCCATTAAAGATCGCTTGCTGCTGTCTCTATCGCCACCACAACCTAATACACCAATAACACGACCTGAAGTAAAGGATCTGGCAGTTTTTAACACTCGCTCCACAGCATCTGGTGAATGGGCGTAATCAACTAACGCGGTAAATGATTGCCCGGCATCTATTTTTTCTAGCCTTCCTGGAACAGAGTTGAGTTTAGGTAGGACAGATGTGATTTGGGAGGTGGCAACACCCGTTAAATTAGTTATTGCAACCGCTAGTAATAAATTCTCTAAATTAAAATCTCCTAGTAGCCCAAAATCACCAGCGATTACCTCACCTGTTTTAGTGGCAATTTCTACAAAAAATCCGTTTTTAGTTGGTTTTGAACTTTTTAAGTAATAATCCGCGCTGCTGGCTTTTTTAGAGACTGTGGTTACTGCAATAGCAGATTCACTTGCTAATTTGGCGCCATAGGCATCATCAATGTTAATTACCGCAACGCTGGCATACTCTGCGGTAAACAAGGCAGCTTTGGCAGCGAAGTAGGAGTCCATTGTCTTGTGATAATCCAGGTGATCTTGGGTGAGATTTGAAAACGCTACAACTTTATATTTGCATCCCTTGATGCGAGATTGATCAA encodes:
- the murD gene encoding UDP-N-acetylmuramoyl-L-alanine--D-glutamate ligase — encoded protein: MNFVAELAAKKCLVIGAGVTGRSVEKALKKFGATTVLFDEKLSNTSDVTNQIPDGIQLAVVSPGWRLDHPVISKLKCSGIEVISEVDLAWKIKQVLAPDQRWIALTGTNGKTTTIKMVESIFKAAKINGAACGNVGETVIDAVIADKPYEYLAIELSSFQIEWSNLAKYEAVAVLNIAQDHIDWHGSFEAYALAKLKLLKQSSKVILNKSDPELSRRVMADSVIWFSLDTPNAGELGVVENLLVDRAFSLSPAQANEISELVDITPTVPHNILNALAAAALALAIGVNYELIKSGLKNFLPDHHRMELVINKNEINWIDDSKATNPHAAIASLLANFNVVWIAGGLAKGASMNELAQRCSSRIKSVILIGADRELIAEAFKEKSPAIEIYRVDQISDAKKLMEDVVFQAINIAKPGDTVLLAPACASMDQFNSYAERGQLFAQAVKALV
- the mraY gene encoding phospho-N-acetylmuramoyl-pentapeptide-transferase, whose product is MKGILLSGAIAAIFAFFATPALIKILTRKGYGQIIREDGPTTHHIKHGTPTMGGLALIAAVIVGYFASHLITGVAPTTSALLVIGLILGLGFVGLLDDWLKIVKQRSLGLKAKQKLFGQALVAGLFAYAGLQFPDQDGLSPISANLSTVRDTAIKMSVALVIIWVILMVLATSNGVNLTDGLDGLATGAAVMVFTAFILIGVWEFGQSCAVSPGLKCYEVRDPLDLAVLAAALAGACGGFLWWNASPAKIFMGDVGSLALGGALAGMAITLRTQLLLVVLGFIFVLITASVIIQVVYFKISGGKRVFKMAPLQHHFELMGWGEVTIVIRFWIIASLGVAAGLGLFYAQWVVS
- a CDS encoding UDP-N-acetylmuramoyl-tripeptide--D-alanyl-D-alanine ligase — protein: MIKISAAKFAQVVSGKLHNIPEEMMIDQNPVINSKNATDGTFFVAFKGLNVDGHDFVNEAVSSGAKFALVSKPVEVSSIVVADVGRALLDLAKYVRENIKDLKVIGITGSQGKTTTKELLDSILKNIGPTISTIDNLNTEIGLPLTLLRCTEDTKYCILEMGARHVGDIAKLTQISSPDVGVVLVVGQAHLGEFGSVERLAKTKAELVENLGEGKVAVLGCYDSFTPKMAENSKVKKILFGEGQEIRAADIEIHGGYANFDLVTPKDRSRVSLHVLGEHQIANALGAAGAAYALGIGGEKISLGLTTAALSSKWRMQIEDFSEIKIIHDYYNANPESMKAAVKSLAFLSQEGGGQSWAILGKMHELGGSEKSGHEDVAQYCVEIGIDHLVSVGTELYTLPAKKDFEGNLLLHKCSNPQAVLELVKNFSAGDVVLLKASRSEKFEELASIIKDAWNGREK
- a CDS encoding UDP-N-acetylmuramoyl-L-alanyl-D-glutamate--2,6-diaminopimelate ligase, whose translation is MSIRPKISISKSLADFDAKIFDRNCMISGVCINAQQVKKGDLFIAFAGSKTHGAKFIEQAVSNGAAAVLSDKKLDAGIPSFITPEPRKFIGPITAWLFNHPFEQLIAAGVTGTNGKTTTANLVKQIWQLCGQESALIGTLGVQVGGQDLQTARTTPEADELQALAATALEKGCTNLIMEVSSHAIDQSRIKGCKYKVVAFSNLTQDHLDYHKTMDSYFAAKAALFTAEYASVAVINIDDAYGAKLASESAIAVTTVSKKASSADYYLKSSKPTKNGFFVEIATKTGEVIAGDFGLLGDFNLENLLLAVAITNLTGVATSQITSVLPKLNSVPGRLEKIDAGQSFTALVDYAHSPDAVERVLKTARSFTSGRVIGVLGCGGDRDSSKRSLMGKALFDGCDQAIFTSDNPRSESADEILMQMTDGLVMGSKGFVLADRKQAIDQAVKLAKDGDTVLVLGKGHESGQDFKGVITPFDDRIELSESIKQGKKS